The following DNA comes from Capsicum annuum cultivar UCD-10X-F1 chromosome 7, UCD10Xv1.1, whole genome shotgun sequence.
GTCGAGTGTAGAAAACCTTACCCTACCTTTGTAGGTAGAGATATTTCCAATAGATCCCCGGCTCAAGGAAAAGCATTTCAGAGCAGGTCGAGATAAGAAATAACGGGAGTCAAGAAGTCATGGGATCACATGCCTTATTAAGTCTTTGCTGCATTTGACCTAACATGATTTCAAATAGGTCTTGACTAATGTGGACTATACGTGCAGATATTTGTCAAGGATGTTTGGAAGGAATACACTGGCTGGCCATTGAACAACATGGAGCAACAATACAAGTTCATGGTTAAACATGTTGGCCTTTGGAGTGTCGCATTTCATGGCACGTCGCCTCGGTGGATACACTCCGTCTATCTTGCTGCTATTGCGGCCTTTTATGCGAAGTACGTTGCTGTCTCTTTGTGCCTTGTCTTaagtaaaagattttttttttgttgttgttgtatgtccAATGCTTTTTCTAGGGGAATACTTCAATGATTTTTATTGCTTTGTTGATTCTGTTTGTACAATAGTCAGGTTGCACCTATATCTTTGTCTACATTGAATTACATACGTCTTcataatcatatcaataatatgtcgTAGATTTTTCCCTTTGCGTAAGTTATCAGGAAAGCGATCTTTTTCTTTGTATCTTTTCTGAAGATATGGATCGTTTTGTATTCTTCAAAAGAAAATTGGAGATAAATGTTCTTTAAGTAGCGTATTAAACTTTTTAGCGTCCTACTTCCATAGGGGTTTACTAATTTCTGtttgcattttgaatttttagggaGGTAGAAGCTGGCCTGATGGAGTACAAGCCAGACATAATCATTAGTGTTCATCCTCTTATGCAGCACATTCCTTTATGGGTTCTCAAATGGCAAGGCCTAcagaaaaaagtaatttttgtaACAGTCATTACGGATCTCAACACTTGTCATCGTACATGGTAAGTAGTTGACGAACTCCAAGAGTTTTGGTGCATTCATCTCGTATAACATTTCAACATGTGAAAACTTGCTATTTCAGGTTTCATCCAGGAGTCAATCGTTTGTACTGCCCCTCGGAGGAGGTAGCAAAGAGGGCCTCACTAGATCGCTTGGCAGAATCTCAAATACGTGTTTTTGGGTTGCCCATCCGGCCTTCCTTTTGCCGGGCAGTTCTTTCCAAGGTGAATGTCACTGAAATCTGAAACAAAAAGGCTCCATTCCTCTTCTAGTCATTTTTTCCCTTTCCTCATTTGTGTGTAGAAAATttgatttgtaatatttttttttcttttctccctcGATGCTTCTGGTAGGATGACCTTCGAGTAGAACTTGAGATGGATCCCACATTGCCAGCGATTTTGCTGATGGGTGGCGGTGAAGGTATGGGTCCTGTGAAGAAAACTGCAAAGGCTCTTGGAGAAGCACTCTTCAGTAAGGAACTTGGCAAGCCAATCGGTCAAATGATTGTTATATGTGGACGCAATGAAGCTCTAGCATCCACATTACGATCACTCGAATGGAACATCCCTGTTCAGGTATATAGAATGACAGCCTTTAAGAAATTTAGACCGTTCAAGTAAAATGTTATTATCGAGAGGCCTGACTTTGTCTTATATTCATTATGTTCAGATCAAGGGATTTCAGAAACAGATGGAGAAGTGGATGGGTGCTTGTGATTGTATTATCACAAAGGTATGTCAATCTGTGGCCTAATTTAACGAGTATCTCGCCTTTTTTGCAACTGGTGAGATAATGGGACTAAAAATTCTGTTACTTCACTTCACTCCATAGGCTGGACCTGGTACAATTGCAGAAGCATTAATCAGGGGGCTTCCCATTATTTTGAACGATTACATTCCCGGACAAGTTAGTGAATTTGAGAAGTTAACTCTTCAATTCTTCTGTAATCTTGTTATTGATTCATCATTTTCT
Coding sequences within:
- the LOC107877723 gene encoding monogalactosyldiacylglycerol synthase 2, chloroplastic isoform X2 — protein: MVSKVTSPRKSIHTVLERVGVYGFVGGSSQKRLKYDFQDEEDDTMEMVQIGAERTKNVLILMSDTGGGHRASAEAIRDAFKLEFGDEYRIFVKDVWKEYTGWPLNNMEQQYKFMVKHVGLWSVAFHGTSPRWIHSVYLAAIAAFYAKEVEAGLMEYKPDIIISVHPLMQHIPLWVLKWQGLQKKVIFVTVITDLNTCHRTWFHPGVNRLYCPSEEVAKRASLDRLAESQIRVFGLPIRPSFCRAVLSKDDLRVELEMDPTLPAILLMGGGEGMGPVKKTAKALGEALFSKELGKPIGQMIVICGRNEALASTLRSLEWNIPVQIKGFQKQMEKWMGACDCIITKEKGNVPFVVDNGAGVFTRRPKETARIVSEWFTTKSDDLKRKSENALKLAQPNAVFDIVKDIHELACQRGPLANIPYILTSSFSSLI
- the LOC107877723 gene encoding monogalactosyldiacylglycerol synthase 2, chloroplastic isoform X1, producing the protein MVSKVTSPRKSIHTVLERVGVYGFVGGSSQKRLKYDFQDEEDDTMEMVQIGAERTKNVLILMSDTGGGHRASAEAIRDAFKLEFGDEYRIFVKDVWKEYTGWPLNNMEQQYKFMVKHVGLWSVAFHGTSPRWIHSVYLAAIAAFYAKEVEAGLMEYKPDIIISVHPLMQHIPLWVLKWQGLQKKVIFVTVITDLNTCHRTWFHPGVNRLYCPSEEVAKRASLDRLAESQIRVFGLPIRPSFCRAVLSKDDLRVELEMDPTLPAILLMGGGEGMGPVKKTAKALGEALFSKELGKPIGQMIVICGRNEALASTLRSLEWNIPVQIKGFQKQMEKWMGACDCIITKAGPGTIAEALIRGLPIILNDYIPGQEKGNVPFVVDNGAGVFTRRPKETARIVSEWFTTKSDDLKRKSENALKLAQPNAVFDIVKDIHELACQRGPLANIPYILTSSFSSLI